AAATCATGAAGGATGTGTTCAACCAGATGAAAACCTTTCTGTTCCACAAATCGGGAAATGGCAATGTAAACTGGAACATCCCCATTGACAGGGAGACCGATGGCTTCCTGCAGGGCTTTTTTGTTCTCTTTCTTTTTGGCTCTTGATGTCTGGTAGTTGGCGTGGATATGCGGATCTTTCATCGGGTTATAATCATCGGTATTGATCCCGTTTATAATCCCGCTCAGGTCACCGGCACGCTCCCTGAGTAAACTGTCGAGGCCTTCCCCGTAGTAGGGGTCCTTAATTTCTTCGGCGTAGCTTGGGCTGACTGTCGTGATTTTGTCCGCATGGAAGATGCCACTCTTCATGCAATTGATCATACCATTCCATTCAAATCCGGCAAAGTGTTCACGGGGGAGTATGAATAAATCATCAAAGGCTTCAAATTGCAGCATCCCCTGATATTTGATGTTATGAATCGTAAAGACGGTCTTCATCCCCTTGATCGGCTGAAGAATATTGGCGAAGGCGACGGTGAGACCAGCCTGCCAGTCGTGAGCATGAAGAATCTCCGGTGTGAAATCAAGATACTTGAGGCTTTCCATGACGGCCATGGAATAGAACACAAAACGCTCACCGTCGTCGTAATAGCCGTAGACGCCCTGCCGTTCAAAATAGTGATGATTCTCGATGAAGTAAAACGTAATGCCATCGTGTTTGAGTTTGAACAGCTTGGCTCCTTGATTTCGCCAGCCGATTTGTACAGGAAATGACGCAATTTCCGTCATTTGTTCATGCCATTTGGCCGGGATGGTTCCGTATTTCGGCAGGATCACCCGAACGTCAGCCTGTTCCTCGTTAACAAGTGCTTGAGGCAGAGACCCGATGACATCCGCGAGTCCTCCAGTTTTGATGAACGGTGTACATTCGGATGCGGTGTAAAGAATTTTTTTCATAATCGAATCCCTTCTCCTTTCAATAATGAGACATCAGCTGAACGGTTGCGATCAGACACGCTGACGTTTGGCGACAACATAAGGTTTGCCTTTGGAACCGATAAGCTGCTGTCCGGCAGAGACGTGTACGTCTTTGTCGAGTATCACATTTTCGAGGTGGACATTATCCTCAATGACGCAGCGCTGCATAATGATCGAATTCTTCACGGTTGCTGAGGGTGCCACTTTCACACCGCGAAAGAGCACGCTGTTATCAACTTTCCCCTGGATGACACAGCCGTTTGAGACCATGGATTTCGTAACGGCACTGCCGTTGATATACTTGGCCGGCGGTTCATTACTCAGTTTTGTTTTCACAAGCTGGTTCTTAAAGAAGACGGATTTGTACATTTCAGGATTCAGTAAGCCTAGATTGTGTTTATAGTAGCTCTGAATCGAGTTGACAAACATACCAGGACCATTCATGTCGAAATTCTGAATCTTCAGATCCGGGAGTTTTCCGCGGATGCCATCGAGAAAGAAATTGTCTTTGTGGTAAGCAATGCAGTAATCCACCATCTTTAACAGCACATCTTTTTTAATGATGTACATGTTCGTGAACACCGTTGGATTTGCCGGGTCACTGGAAAAACCTTTGACCACACCGTCATCATCTTGTTCAATGCGAAGCAGCTTGCTATGCTCATCATCCGGTTCAGTCACTTGTGTGGACAGAACCGTGACATCTGCCCCTGTCGCCAAATGCTCTTCATAGGCTTTTGAGACGGGTGAGTTTGCCAGATATTGACTCCCGGAAATCAGTACATGATCGGCTTTTGAGCGATGGAAGAAGTCCCGGTTGTTGTGAAAATGCCTTAAGTCCCCGCGGGAAATATCCGTCGGGTCGTTCCAGTCGGGCGGCAGGATAAACACACCGCCATGTCTTCTGGCCAGTTCCCATTCTGCACCGGTCTTAATGTGGTCCATCAAAGCCCTGTATTTATGATTCGTGAAAATCGCCACTTCTTCCACGCCTGAATTGACCATGTTCGATAAGGTGAAATCGATCATCCGGTAACGACCGGCAAACGGTGTTGCTGCGCCGCAACGGAAGTAAGTCAGCTCTTCGAGGAAATCATGTTCATTGTCGAGGTTGATGAGTCCGAGTAAAGGTTCCATATTAGTTAACCCCCTTCGCCTGGTTAAATTCTGCGTAATTCTCCTGATTGATGACAACGGGTTCATCATAGGTACTGCCGTCGATTACCACGTTGTCCGGAATGGTCGTATTCTCCATGACAATGGCTTTGGTGATTTTACTGTTTTTCCCGATCTTGACCGATGGGTGAATGATGGACTCCACGACCTCTGCCCCTTCAAAAACGTCGACCTTTTCAAACAGGACAGATTGTGTGACCGTGCCATCGATCCAGGAGCCCGATGTGATCAGTGAATTTTTCACCAGCGCCGTTTCACCGATGTATTCAGGCGGATAGTTGGAGTCGTGTGAGTAGGTTCGCCATTCTTTGTTATTCAATGAGAGAGTCAGATCCTCTTCCAAGAGGTCCATATTTGCTTCCCAATAGCTTTTGATCGTACCGACATCTTTCCAGTATCCGTCGAAGCGGTAGGCATACATTGGCAACCCGTCTTTGAGCATGGATGGGATGATATCTTTACCGAAATCGTGGTCTGAATCCTCCACTTTTTCATCATCAACAAGGTATTGGCGCAGGTCTGACCATGTGAAAATGTAAATGCCCATCGATGCAAGGTTGTTCTTGGGATTTTTCGGTTTCTCATCGAATTCATACACTTCCAGATCGTCTTTTGTATTCAGTATGCCAAATCTTGATGCCTCGTCCCACGGAACTTCCATGACAGAAATCGTCGCAGAAGCACCGGTTTCTTTATGGTGCTCGAGCATCTTGCGGTAATCCATGTGATAAATGTGGTCGCCGGATATGACCAGTACATATTCCGGGTCGTGCTGATCGATGTAATGGATGTTCTTTGTAATTGCATCGGCTGTGCCACTGTACCAGCTGGCACCGTCACTTGCCTGAAATGGCGAGAGAATGGAGAGACCGTCTGTTTGGCGGTCCATATCCCAAGGTTTTCCAATCCCCATATGTTTATGAAGTTCCAAAGGAGAGTACTGGGTCAGCACGCCTACAGTGTGGATCTTGGAGTTGGAACAGTTACTGAGCGTGAAATCAATAATCCGGTATTTCCCCCCGAAATGGACAGCCGGTTTGGCGATCGCATCTGTCAGGAGGCCCAGTCGGGTACCTTTCCCTCCGGCGAGAAGCATGCCGATCACTTCTTTTTTCATTGTGATTCCTCCTCTTTTTGGTCTGAGTGTTTTATTTGGAAAATGGAGACGGCTAAAGGTGGTACCATGATTTTAATGTGCTGTTCATAACCGTGCCATTTTTCATCGAAAGTAAAGTGATCCCCGTCGTTCAGCTGATTCGAGCCTCCGAAATGCTCGTGGTCACTGTTGAAGATTTCTTTATATGTGCCAACAGCCGGGACGCCTATTTTGTAGTCATAGTGCACCACAGGGGTGAAGTTGCAAATCACGATATACTCATCCCCGGGAGTTTGGCCCCTGCGGATGAATGCCGTGATACTCTGATCACTGTTGTCCGCATCAATCCATTGAAATCCTTCCGGCTTGTGGTCTTGTTCATGAAGGGCGGTGGCGTTTTTATAAAGATGGTTCAACACCCGGACATATTCATGCGCACTCCGGTGAAGCGGGTAATCAAGAAGGTGCCAGTCCAAATACTCTTTATCCTTCCATTCACTGTACATGGCGATTTCACTGCCCATGAACAGGAGTTTCTTACCAGGGTGGGTCATTTGATACGCGAGGAGCAATCTGTAGTTGGCAAACTGCTGCCATTGATCCCCGGGCATTTTGTTGAGGATAGACTTCTTGCCATGAACCACTTCATCGTGTGACAGTGGCAGAACAAAATTTTCAGAGAAGGTGTACATGAAAGAAAACGTCAATTTGTTGTGATGTTCCTTCCGGTAAATCGGATCGTATGCCATGTAGTCGAGCATGTCATTCATCCAGCCCATGTTCCACTTGAAATTGAAGCCCAGACCGCCTTCATGGGTCGGAGAAGTGACGAGTGGGACGTCCGAACTGTCCTCTGCCATCATGAGAACGTCCGGTTCATAAGCGAAAGCAGCTTCATTCAGCTTTCTCAAAAACGCATAGGCCTCGAGGTTTTCTTCTCCCCCATAGGTGTTGTAAAGTTTCGGGGCATTATCCGGACGATCGAAATTCAGACTCAGCATACTGGCGACGGCGTCAGTGCGGATCCCATCCAGATGGAATTCACGGAGCCAGTAAACGGCGTTGGAGATCAGGAAACTCTGTACCTCCGGGCGGCCGAAATCAAAGGTCAACGTGCCCCAGGAAGGTTTGTCGGCCTTGTTGATATCCTGATATTCAAAGCAGGGCTCCCCGTCGAATTGCCTCAACCCATGATCGTCTCTGCAAAAATGACCGGGTACCCAGTCGAGAATGACACCGATGTTATGCTGGTGACACTGATCAACAAAGTACTTGAAATCCTCCGGGCGGCCAAATCGGCTTGTCGGCGCATAGTAGCCGGTGATTTGATAACCCCATGATAAATCGAAAGGGTGCTCTGTAATCGGCAGCAGTTCAATATGGGTGTAGCCAAGGTCTTTGACGTAAGGGACCAGGGTTTCAGCCAGCTCACGGTAAGAATAAAGTGCTTCGTCTTCCACTTTTCCTTCTTTTTTATTCCAGGTTCCAAGGTGAACTTCGTAGATGTTGATGGGAGAGGCGTAGGACGTTGTCTTTCGTTTGCGCTCATACCACGACTGATCCTGCCACGCATAGACCGGGTCTTCCCAGGTAACCGATGCGGTATTCGGACGTACCTCTGCAAAGTTCGCGTAAGGGTCAGCTTTCATCAATGTCCGGCCATCGGGATGTTCAAGGCAATACTTATAGACGGCTCCATCCGGAACATCCGTGAAAAAACCTGCCCACAGGCCCATCACCGTGATTTTTTCCAGTGGATGGCTATCCGTATGCCAGTCATTAAAATCACCTGCCAACGTGACTTTTTGAGCGTGAGGCGCCCAAACAACAAAACGATAACCCTCGTTTCCATCGACGGTCATTTTTTTTGCACCCATCAGCTTGTAGCTCTGATAATGGGTTCCCTGATGAAACAGGTATGTATCTTCCTCGCTGATCTGCCATTTCATTGTATCCTGCTCCTTTCTGACTAAGAGAACGCAGTTCCCCGAAAGAGTAAATTTCTGCGACAGGTCGTTACTGTTACCGTTCCCTGAAATTTAGTCTCTATAAACCATTTCGTGCAGCAATGCCTAATTCCCTTTGTTTTCACTCGAAAAAAATGTGAATTTTTTTGAAATTAACGAATGAAACTGATGAAAGCGAAACCATTTCACCTTCAGTGGATTTTCGATGTCTAATTTGACTGAAATCAAGTACAATCGGGTATAGTGGATAAACTGAAATACAGACGGTCCGTTGGAATCTCAGAATCTTTGATCGGACTGATTGTGATAAAGCGAGGGAATGGTATGCGAAATATAACTGCCTGGGTCGACAGCCCAAGAGATATACAACTGAACGGACCGGGAATCGAACGCCGGTTTCATGTCCATGAACGGGGCAAGATCGTGACAAGCAATGAAGTAATTGAAACGGTTGTTGCAGATACCTATGAGAACGGACTGCATTTACAGACTCAAAAAGATTTGTACCCCGGAAAAGATATGGATCTGGTCATCGGAAGGATTCACGCCCCGGTGCACATCCGTTTTCTGGTACATACGGAATGGTTTGATGAAAATTATGCAGTTTCTGATGAAGTTTTCGGTGCGGTATTCTCATTGCAGGAAACAACCTTCAGGGTCTGGTCACCGGTTGCTTTGACTATGACGTTGGAACTTGATGGTCAGTTCTATTCTATGGAAAGAATGTATCGCGGGATTTGGGAACGCACCATTTCCGGCGACTGCCACGGGATGACCTATGCCTATCATGTCAACATCAGCGGAACAACCGCGCGTGTTGTGGACCCTTACGCCAAGGCATTGACAGCGAACAGCCGGGACGGGGTTGTCACGGATTTACCGCGCACCGATCCAAAGGGGTTTCGCTCCGGGAACAGACCATCGGTGAACCTGCTGCAAGACAGCATTATTTATGAGTTGCATGTTCGGGATGCGACGATTCATCCGGACAGCGGTGTGAAACACAAAGGGAAATACCTCGGACTCACAGAAAGAGGTACGACGACACCAAACGGGTTTCCGACGGGTCTCGATTACATCAAACAGCTCGGCGTGACGCACGTACAATTTCTCCCGGTTAATGATTTCGGCCGTGTGGATGATTTCGCTCCGGATGACCAGTATAACTGGGGGTATGATCCGCTGTTTTTCCAGGCTCCCGAGGGAAGCTATGCGACAAAGCCGGCAGATCCGTTTAACCGGATTACGGAATTGAAAACGCTGGTGCAACGTTTTCATGAAAATGACCTGCAGGTTATTTTGGATGTGGTGTATAATCATGTGTTCGTCATGGAAGAATCCCCATTTGAGCAATTGGTTCCGGGTTATTATTTCCGATACGATGAACAGGGCAAACCGAGTAATGGAACCGGAGTCGGGAATGACATCGCCAGTGAGCGGGCCATGGTCAGAAAATTCATCGTGGATACGATCAGGTACTGGCTGAAAGAATACCGTGTTGATGGCTTCCGGTTCGACTTGATGGGAATCATGGATATCGAAACGATGCGGGCGATCGAAAAAGAAGCGATGGAAGAACCTGTGCCGATCATGCTTCTGGGGGAAGGCTGGAATTTGCCGACGGGTCTCCCTTTTGATGAAAAGGCAACGAACCACCGGGCGGGAGAAATGCCCGGCATCCGTTTTTTTAACGATATGTTCAGAGATACGCTCAAGGGGAGTACCTTTGATCTGAATGAGCAGGGCTATGCCAATGGAAAAGGGAAGTGGATTGAACGGATGTATCAGATGACGGCAGGCTCATCCATGCCTGACGAAGTACTGCCGCCGCATACCGCAGATGTAACGCAAACCGTTAACTATGTGGAATGTCATGACAATCATACGCTTTGGGACAGGCTGATGATCTCCAATCCCAATGTGACAGATCAGAACAGGCAGGCGATTCATCAGCTGGCGACTGCGATTACGATCTTCAGTCAAGGCGTACCATTCCTTCACGCCGGTCAGGAATTTTTCCGCTCGAAGAATGGGGATGGCAACAGTTACATTTCCCCGGATGAAGTCAATCAGCTGGATTGGCAACAGGCGGAATGCTATCAAGAGGAGATCGCTTATATGAAAGAAGTGATTTCACTCAAAAAGAGCCGTCCGGCCTTCAGGCAACTGTCAAATCCTGCACTGCGCGAGCGGATGAGGGTGCTGCAGACAAAGCATCCAGTTTTTGGCTACATCCTGATGGAGTACCAGGAAGAGATCGTTGTCTTTTATAATCCGGGTGATGAGGAAGAAGAGGTCCACTTGCCTTCAATGGGACAATGGCGTGTACTCAGCTCCCCTTATCGGAAAGCCGTTCTTACAGAACCTTCGATGCTGGGCCTGAAGCTTACTGTGAAGCCTTATGAATGCCTGGTTCTCTGTAAAAAAAGACAGTCTTGATTCTCCATTTAAACTTCTTTACAATGATATAAAGCGCATATTGTCAGTATCGTAAATAAACAGGTCAAAGTAATGCTGCATGAAGAATCAGACTTACAGAGGGTGAAACATTTGGAACAATTTCTTGGAGAGGACTGGCAATTGCGCCCGGCCGGTGGAGCCACAGGCGAAGCGTACATTGCCGAAAAAGGACAGCAGAAAATCTTTATTAAACGTAACTCATCTCCGTTTCTGGCTGTTCTGTCTGCTGAAGGAATTGTCCCGAAACTGCTTTGGACGAAACGGCTGGAAAACGGGGATGTCATTACAGCACAGGAATGGATTGAAGGAAGAAAGTTGAATCAGGAGGAACTCAATGCTCCCCGGGTAGCGAGACTTCTCCGTAAGATTCACAGATCGACCGAGCTGATGGCGATGTTTAAGCGAATGGGGAACCAGCCGCTGCTCCCGGAGCATGTGATTCACCACGCAAAGGAATCGATTACGTCCATGACCAATGAGATCAAAAAGGCTACAGAAGGACTTCATTGGCTTGTAGATCATGTGCCGGTACATAACGTCTCGGATTTTGTGGTTTGTCATGCGGATGTGCATCATAAAAATTGGATTCATTATACTGAAATGGGTGAGGATGAACTGTATCTGATCGATTGGGACGGAGCTCAGCTTGCTGACCCTGTGATGGATATAGCCCCCCTCCTGTTCATCTATGTTCCGCGTCCTGAGTGGGACTGGTGGTTGAAAGAATACGGGTGCAGACATACCGAAGAAATGGATCACAAGATTCGCTGGTATATGGTTGCTTTGTGTCTTGAGAACATTGCCTGGTATGACCGGCGTGAGATGCCGGCAGAACGGGGGCAATGGCTGTACCGGCTGGATAAAATCATTCATAACGAATGGGTCTGACGCGCTTGCTTCCGAGCTGGTGCGTTTTCTTATGTGAAAAATAAACCGTGTAAAGGAGCGTTACGTTCAAATGAGACTCAGAAAAAAACCTTGGGCACATGAATATATGGCGAAATTTCCGAATGTCGTAAGTGAAAATCCGTCAGCCAATCAGGGGAGGTGGCGAGAATACTTTCAGCAGGAGGGTCCGCTTCATGTAGAAGTGGGGACGGGGAAAGGCCGCTTCATTACCGAAATGGCGAGACAGCATCCCGATATCCTGTTCATTGGTGTGGAAAAATACAGCAGTGTACTCGTCACAGGTGTACAGCGAGTGGAAGGGAATCCACCGGCAAACCTCCGTCTTATCGAGGCAGATGTCAATGATATTGAGGACTTGTTCACTCCGCGTGAAATCGACCGTCTTTATATCAATTTCACTGATCCCTGGCCGAAGAAACGGCATGCGAAACGTCGACTGACGCATGGGGATTTTCTGCAAAAATATGACCGGGTGTTAACGGATGACGGTGAGATCCATTTCAAAACCGATAACCAGGGACTATTTGAATATTCACTTGGCAGCATGTCACAACATGGATTGGCATTCAAAAACGTCAGCCTCGACCTTCATCGAAGCGATGTGAAACACAATGTGATGACCGAGTACGAAGAGAAATTCGCCGGAAAAGGAATGCGGATCTATCGTCTGGAAGCATACCGTCACACCTTATGATAAGATAGTATCAAAAGAGTGCCTATATTGAAGGAGGTTGTTTCAATGGCGATGGAAAGCTGGCATGTAAATGAGGAAGTGACTTTGACCTGGCTTGATGGAGGCGTTACAAACATGGACGGAGGTGCCATGTTCGGTGTTGTGCCAAAGCCGCTCTGGTCCAAACGGTACCCGGTGAATGACAAGAATCAGATCGAGCTTCGTTCAGATCCAATCCTGATACAGGTGGACGGGATGAACCTGCTGATCGAAGCGGGGATCGGGAATGGGAAATTCTCCGAAAAGGCGATCCGGAACTATGGCATCACATCTGAATCTAAGGTAGACGAATCGCTGAAAAAGTTGAACCTGACCCCTGAAGACATCGATGCAGTGTTGATGACGCACATGCACTTTGACCATGTGAGCGGTTTGAGCCGCCCTGAAGGGGACAGCTTCGTTTCCGTATTCCCGAATGCTACGATCTACGTGGAAGAACGGGAGTGGGATGAAATGCGTGAACCGAATATGCGTTCAAAAAATACGTACTTCCGCGAGAACTGGGAAGGAATCGAGGCCCAGGTCAAACCATACAAAGGACAGCTGGAAGTGGTGCCGGATATTCGAATGATTCATACCGGCGGGCACAGTAACGGCCATGCGATCATTCATATCAACCGCGGCAATGCGAATATCTGGCATATGGCGGACCTGATGCCGACTCATGCCCACTTTCCTTCACTGTGGGTTCTCGCCTATGATGACTATCCTGTCACATCGATTATGCAAAAAGAAAAATATATTCAAGGAAATCTTGAGAATTCACCGTATTTTATTTTTTACCACGATGCCAAATACCGCTACATCCGGTTCTCACAAGACGGGAAATCAATTGAGGAGTCACTGAAACGAAACCGTGAAAATGAATGAAGGACCAAAAAACGAGGCTGGGACAAAAAGCCTTGAATGATCAAAATACGCTTCCGATTATCATAAATTGATAGTCGGAAGCGTTTTGTCTGTTGATACAAATATAAAAAACAGTATAACGCAGTGTACTTTCTCAAGTTCACTGCCATGAGTGCAAAACCCATTTCTTTTTTCACTTTGTCTTTGCCTCTCACCGACATTCTGGTGAAATGCAAATTGGCCTTCAGAAATCCAAAAACTGGTTCGACATCGACTTTACGTCTGCCATAAATCGCGCCAGTTTCTTCTTCCGAAAGCAGTTGACGAATATGCTCTTTTTGCAGCTCCCATTTTTCATTGTAATAAACCTTACGGTTTTTGCCTTCTTTCGCTTTTGTGCAACTGGCCCGTAAGGGACAGCCCGTGCAGTCTTCACTTTCATAGACCTTGAATGTTCGTTCGAATCCTGCGCGATCGGTTCGTTTGGATACATAGCGAAAGGTGACTTTTTTGCCGTTTGGACAG
This Salisediminibacterium beveridgei DNA region includes the following protein-coding sequences:
- a CDS encoding phosphotransferase, whose product is MKHLEQFLGEDWQLRPAGGATGEAYIAEKGQQKIFIKRNSSPFLAVLSAEGIVPKLLWTKRLENGDVITAQEWIEGRKLNQEELNAPRVARLLRKIHRSTELMAMFKRMGNQPLLPEHVIHHAKESITSMTNEIKKATEGLHWLVDHVPVHNVSDFVVCHADVHHKNWIHYTEMGEDELYLIDWDGAQLADPVMDIAPLLFIYVPRPEWDWWLKEYGCRHTEEMDHKIRWYMVALCLENIAWYDRREMPAERGQWLYRLDKIIHNEWV
- the glgB gene encoding 1,4-alpha-glucan branching protein GlgB — translated: MKWQISEEDTYLFHQGTHYQSYKLMGAKKMTVDGNEGYRFVVWAPHAQKVTLAGDFNDWHTDSHPLEKITVMGLWAGFFTDVPDGAVYKYCLEHPDGRTLMKADPYANFAEVRPNTASVTWEDPVYAWQDQSWYERKRKTTSYASPINIYEVHLGTWNKKEGKVEDEALYSYRELAETLVPYVKDLGYTHIELLPITEHPFDLSWGYQITGYYAPTSRFGRPEDFKYFVDQCHQHNIGVILDWVPGHFCRDDHGLRQFDGEPCFEYQDINKADKPSWGTLTFDFGRPEVQSFLISNAVYWLREFHLDGIRTDAVASMLSLNFDRPDNAPKLYNTYGGEENLEAYAFLRKLNEAAFAYEPDVLMMAEDSSDVPLVTSPTHEGGLGFNFKWNMGWMNDMLDYMAYDPIYRKEHHNKLTFSFMYTFSENFVLPLSHDEVVHGKKSILNKMPGDQWQQFANYRLLLAYQMTHPGKKLLFMGSEIAMYSEWKDKEYLDWHLLDYPLHRSAHEYVRVLNHLYKNATALHEQDHKPEGFQWIDADNSDQSITAFIRRGQTPGDEYIVICNFTPVVHYDYKIGVPAVGTYKEIFNSDHEHFGGSNQLNDGDHFTFDEKWHGYEQHIKIMVPPLAVSIFQIKHSDQKEEESQ
- the pulA gene encoding type I pullulanase, which produces MRNITAWVDSPRDIQLNGPGIERRFHVHERGKIVTSNEVIETVVADTYENGLHLQTQKDLYPGKDMDLVIGRIHAPVHIRFLVHTEWFDENYAVSDEVFGAVFSLQETTFRVWSPVALTMTLELDGQFYSMERMYRGIWERTISGDCHGMTYAYHVNISGTTARVVDPYAKALTANSRDGVVTDLPRTDPKGFRSGNRPSVNLLQDSIIYELHVRDATIHPDSGVKHKGKYLGLTERGTTTPNGFPTGLDYIKQLGVTHVQFLPVNDFGRVDDFAPDDQYNWGYDPLFFQAPEGSYATKPADPFNRITELKTLVQRFHENDLQVILDVVYNHVFVMEESPFEQLVPGYYFRYDEQGKPSNGTGVGNDIASERAMVRKFIVDTIRYWLKEYRVDGFRFDLMGIMDIETMRAIEKEAMEEPVPIMLLGEGWNLPTGLPFDEKATNHRAGEMPGIRFFNDMFRDTLKGSTFDLNEQGYANGKGKWIERMYQMTAGSSMPDEVLPPHTADVTQTVNYVECHDNHTLWDRLMISNPNVTDQNRQAIHQLATAITIFSQGVPFLHAGQEFFRSKNGDGNSYISPDEVNQLDWQQAECYQEEIAYMKEVISLKKSRPAFRQLSNPALRERMRVLQTKHPVFGYILMEYQEEIVVFYNPGDEEEEVHLPSMGQWRVLSSPYRKAVLTEPSMLGLKLTVKPYECLVLCKKRQS
- a CDS encoding glucose-1-phosphate adenylyltransferase, with the protein product MKKEVIGMLLAGGKGTRLGLLTDAIAKPAVHFGGKYRIIDFTLSNCSNSKIHTVGVLTQYSPLELHKHMGIGKPWDMDRQTDGLSILSPFQASDGASWYSGTADAITKNIHYIDQHDPEYVLVISGDHIYHMDYRKMLEHHKETGASATISVMEVPWDEASRFGILNTKDDLEVYEFDEKPKNPKNNLASMGIYIFTWSDLRQYLVDDEKVEDSDHDFGKDIIPSMLKDGLPMYAYRFDGYWKDVGTIKSYWEANMDLLEEDLTLSLNNKEWRTYSHDSNYPPEYIGETALVKNSLITSGSWIDGTVTQSVLFEKVDVFEGAEVVESIIHPSVKIGKNSKITKAIVMENTTIPDNVVIDGSTYDEPVVINQENYAEFNQAKGVN
- the glgD gene encoding glucose-1-phosphate adenylyltransferase subunit GlgD, coding for MEPLLGLINLDNEHDFLEELTYFRCGAATPFAGRYRMIDFTLSNMVNSGVEEVAIFTNHKYRALMDHIKTGAEWELARRHGGVFILPPDWNDPTDISRGDLRHFHNNRDFFHRSKADHVLISGSQYLANSPVSKAYEEHLATGADVTVLSTQVTEPDDEHSKLLRIEQDDDGVVKGFSSDPANPTVFTNMYIIKKDVLLKMVDYCIAYHKDNFFLDGIRGKLPDLKIQNFDMNGPGMFVNSIQSYYKHNLGLLNPEMYKSVFFKNQLVKTKLSNEPPAKYINGSAVTKSMVSNGCVIQGKVDNSVLFRGVKVAPSATVKNSIIMQRCVIEDNVHLENVILDKDVHVSAGQQLIGSKGKPYVVAKRQRV
- the trmB gene encoding tRNA (guanosine(46)-N7)-methyltransferase TrmB — encoded protein: MRLRKKPWAHEYMAKFPNVVSENPSANQGRWREYFQQEGPLHVEVGTGKGRFITEMARQHPDILFIGVEKYSSVLVTGVQRVEGNPPANLRLIEADVNDIEDLFTPREIDRLYINFTDPWPKKRHAKRRLTHGDFLQKYDRVLTDDGEIHFKTDNQGLFEYSLGSMSQHGLAFKNVSLDLHRSDVKHNVMTEYEEKFAGKGMRIYRLEAYRHTL
- a CDS encoding YtnP family quorum-quenching lactonase yields the protein MESWHVNEEVTLTWLDGGVTNMDGGAMFGVVPKPLWSKRYPVNDKNQIELRSDPILIQVDGMNLLIEAGIGNGKFSEKAIRNYGITSESKVDESLKKLNLTPEDIDAVLMTHMHFDHVSGLSRPEGDSFVSVFPNATIYVEEREWDEMREPNMRSKNTYFRENWEGIEAQVKPYKGQLEVVPDIRMIHTGGHSNGHAIIHINRGNANIWHMADLMPTHAHFPSLWVLAYDDYPVTSIMQKEKYIQGNLENSPYFIFYHDAKYRYIRFSQDGKSIEESLKRNRENE
- the glgA gene encoding glycogen synthase GlgA, with protein sequence MKKILYTASECTPFIKTGGLADVIGSLPQALVNEEQADVRVILPKYGTIPAKWHEQMTEIASFPVQIGWRNQGAKLFKLKHDGITFYFIENHHYFERQGVYGYYDDGERFVFYSMAVMESLKYLDFTPEILHAHDWQAGLTVAFANILQPIKGMKTVFTIHNIKYQGMLQFEAFDDLFILPREHFAGFEWNGMINCMKSGIFHADKITTVSPSYAEEIKDPYYGEGLDSLLRERAGDLSGIINGINTDDYNPMKDPHIHANYQTSRAKKKENKKALQEAIGLPVNGDVPVYIAISRFVEQKGFHLVEHILHDFLQNDVQVVILGTGEYEFESSFSWFAQNFSDKMATLLKFDEGLARQLYAAADFFIMPSKFEPCGLSQLISLQYKTVPIVRETGGLKDTVHAFNEFDGTGNGFSFENYNAHELLQQMEYSLKIYHDPKQWQTLLKNVNKSKFSWKDSATAYARLYDELTPAKTKGE